Proteins from one Ficedula albicollis isolate OC2 chromosome 21, FicAlb1.5, whole genome shotgun sequence genomic window:
- the PDPN gene encoding podoplanin isoform X2: MLQQLKEYLEYRRLESDSLSRSNMFIKVLLFIFLLGSVPFAALAQEASSVLEGEESTTIDFRDRNDTEFEELPTMFGELKTTESTFVLDGESENATAYEVNTQSVDGERSGEPEETDEGGLGTIALVGIITGIIIAVGILAGIIIAVVRKMSGRYS; the protein is encoded by the exons ATGCTACAGCAGCTAAAGGAATATTTGGAATACcgaa GATTGGAAAGCGACTCTCTAAGCAGATCAAATATGTTTATAAAAGTTCTactcttcatcttcctcctcgGGAGCGTGCCTTTTGCAGCACTTGCTCAAGAAG CAAGCTCAGTTCtagaaggagaagaaagtaCAACCATTGatttcagagacagaaatgacACAGAATTTGAAGAACTACCAACAATG TTTGGAGAACTGAAGACCACAGAAAGTACTTTTGTCCTGGATGGAGAAAGTGAAAATGCTACTGCTTATGAAGTTAACACACAAAGTGTTGATG GTGAACGGAGTGGGGAACCAGAGGAAACTGATGAAG gTGGTCTGGGAACAATTGCACTGGTTGGAATAATTACTGGCATCATCATTGCGGTTGGAATCCTTGCAGGAATAATAATTGCAGTTGTAAGGAAGATGTCAGGCAGGTACTCGTAA
- the PDPN gene encoding podoplanin isoform X1, translating to MLQQLKEYLEYRRLESDSLSRSNMFIKVLLFIFLLGSVPFAALAQEASSVLEGEESTTIDFRDRNDTEFEELPTMFGELKTTESTFVLDGESENATAYEVNTQSVDGERSGEPEETDEGGLGTIALVGIITGIIIAVGILAGIIIAVVRKMSGRYSP from the exons ATGCTACAGCAGCTAAAGGAATATTTGGAATACcgaa GATTGGAAAGCGACTCTCTAAGCAGATCAAATATGTTTATAAAAGTTCTactcttcatcttcctcctcgGGAGCGTGCCTTTTGCAGCACTTGCTCAAGAAG CAAGCTCAGTTCtagaaggagaagaaagtaCAACCATTGatttcagagacagaaatgacACAGAATTTGAAGAACTACCAACAATG TTTGGAGAACTGAAGACCACAGAAAGTACTTTTGTCCTGGATGGAGAAAGTGAAAATGCTACTGCTTATGAAGTTAACACACAAAGTGTTGATG GTGAACGGAGTGGGGAACCAGAGGAAACTGATGAAG gTGGTCTGGGAACAATTGCACTGGTTGGAATAATTACTGGCATCATCATTGCGGTTGGAATCCTTGCAGGAATAATAATTGCAGTTGTAAGGAAGATGTCAGGCAGGTACTC gccCTAA